One Nitrospira sp. DNA window includes the following coding sequences:
- a CDS encoding Membrane alanine aminopeptidase N, translating to MNDERADPLLTRRQTALLAARSLTRAMLWLSLWPITESVFFVRAVEGATKRHHNKERTKKTIMTSSTAAHDPYRLPRHVIPSHYDLRIEPDLQSHSFTGHEVVTLSVAEPTADIVLNAAELEVSSALLSGEGNPPHIGTVQMDEDLQRCRITFPSVIPPGEWKLALTFRGTLNDKLRGFYRSTYKDGQGITHHLAATQFEATDARRAFPCWDEPQFKAVFAVTLAIDPTLTAISNTRVVDDRQEGGKRVLRFAESMKMSTYLVAFIVGRLEATAPIMAKQTPVRLWSVPGKQHLTPFGHEIAVYSLNFLADYYGIPYPGDKLDLIAIPDFASGAMENLGAITFRETALLLDQRTATHAEQGRIADVVAHENAHMWFGDLVTMAWWNGLWLNEAFATFMEMLVVDAWKPEWERWTAFGVARAAALSVDGLISTRPIEFPVRAPKEAEAMFDVLTYEKGASVLRMLEQHIGPTVFRDGVRRYLTTHAYGNAETTDLWVSLGQAAKQDVPALMNEWIFSPGYPLISLQVDSPSALKLTQRRFTYAKDAATTSSEAGAQQWQVPIQLRITTTNGTETQRVLLSDRESLVPLPTDWTSVLANEGGHGFYRVRYSQDLLARLQQTGLHHLAPVERFNLLNDTWASTIAGMVPPVDYLALTEHFRGEKDPHVWAVLLGSCSTINHLLTEEDRPLLAAFVRDRVAPAFQDLGWSPREDERDLVKELRGDIIRALGTLGRDREIQAQALEAYAAWRQQTRQIDPNVIPALISILAFTGDQARYDEFFDRFRKAATPQEERRYLFSLAAFRKPELLERTLTKTLTDEIRTQDAPFLVSALLHNVYIREKAWEFVKSNWERMDRLFPKSGLRRMCGGIVGLSTPELEQDVRAFFTSRKIDLGGKTLEQYLEQLHVAVLFRKRDRSAIRDVLTHVTT from the coding sequence ATGAACGACGAGCGCGCCGACCCGTTGCTGACGCGCCGGCAGACCGCACTCCTTGCCGCGCGCTCGCTCACCAGAGCGATGCTATGGTTGAGTCTGTGGCCCATAACTGAATCGGTTTTCTTCGTACGAGCGGTAGAGGGGGCCACGAAGCGACATCACAACAAGGAACGAACGAAAAAGACCATCATGACCTCGTCCACGGCAGCTCACGATCCGTACCGACTCCCGCGCCATGTCATACCCTCTCACTACGACCTGCGGATCGAGCCGGACCTCCAGTCGCACTCGTTCACAGGCCACGAGGTCGTGACGCTCTCGGTAGCCGAACCCACTGCAGACATTGTGCTGAACGCCGCCGAGCTGGAGGTATCGTCCGCCCTTCTGTCCGGTGAAGGCAATCCGCCCCATATAGGGACCGTGCAGATGGACGAAGACCTGCAACGCTGCCGCATCACCTTTCCCTCGGTCATTCCGCCGGGCGAATGGAAACTCGCCCTGACGTTCCGCGGCACGTTGAACGACAAGCTGCGCGGCTTCTACCGCAGCACCTACAAGGATGGGCAGGGCATCACGCACCATCTCGCGGCGACACAATTCGAAGCCACGGACGCGCGGCGGGCCTTCCCCTGCTGGGACGAGCCGCAGTTCAAAGCGGTCTTCGCCGTCACCTTGGCCATCGACCCCACCCTGACGGCCATCTCGAATACCAGGGTCGTGGACGACCGGCAGGAAGGAGGCAAGCGAGTCCTCCGGTTCGCGGAGTCCATGAAGATGTCCACCTATCTTGTGGCCTTCATCGTCGGGAGGCTGGAGGCCACCGCGCCGATCATGGCAAAACAAACCCCGGTCCGGCTCTGGTCGGTGCCCGGTAAGCAGCACCTGACCCCGTTCGGACATGAGATCGCTGTCTACTCACTCAATTTCCTCGCCGACTATTACGGCATTCCCTATCCGGGCGACAAACTGGACCTGATCGCCATTCCCGATTTCGCCTCCGGGGCGATGGAAAACCTGGGAGCCATCACCTTTCGCGAAACCGCGCTGCTGCTCGATCAACGAACCGCCACCCACGCGGAACAGGGACGGATCGCGGACGTGGTCGCCCACGAGAATGCCCACATGTGGTTCGGCGACCTCGTAACAATGGCTTGGTGGAACGGGCTCTGGCTCAACGAAGCCTTCGCCACGTTCATGGAAATGCTGGTCGTCGATGCCTGGAAACCGGAATGGGAACGCTGGACGGCCTTCGGCGTGGCCCGCGCCGCAGCCCTGTCGGTGGATGGACTCATCAGCACGAGACCGATTGAATTCCCCGTGCGCGCCCCCAAGGAAGCCGAGGCGATGTTCGACGTACTGACCTACGAGAAGGGCGCGTCCGTCCTGCGCATGTTGGAGCAGCACATCGGTCCCACGGTCTTCCGAGACGGGGTCCGCCGGTATCTGACGACCCATGCCTACGGCAACGCGGAAACCACGGACCTCTGGGTCTCTCTTGGCCAGGCCGCGAAGCAGGATGTTCCGGCGCTCATGAACGAGTGGATTTTCTCTCCGGGCTATCCGTTGATCTCGTTGCAGGTCGATTCGCCATCCGCGCTGAAGCTGACCCAGCGTCGTTTCACCTATGCGAAGGACGCTGCGACGACATCGTCCGAAGCAGGCGCCCAACAGTGGCAGGTTCCGATTCAATTGCGTATCACGACCACCAACGGGACCGAGACTCAACGCGTCTTGCTGAGCGATCGCGAGAGCCTTGTCCCTCTGCCTACGGACTGGACCTCGGTGTTGGCGAATGAAGGCGGGCACGGGTTCTATCGCGTTCGCTATAGCCAGGACCTGCTCGCACGGCTGCAACAGACCGGCCTGCACCATCTGGCTCCCGTCGAACGATTCAACCTCTTGAACGACACTTGGGCCTCGACCATCGCCGGCATGGTACCGCCCGTCGACTACCTGGCCTTGACCGAGCACTTCAGAGGTGAAAAGGACCCCCATGTCTGGGCCGTACTGCTGGGCTCTTGCTCCACGATCAACCATCTGCTCACGGAAGAGGACCGTCCGCTGCTGGCCGCCTTCGTACGCGACCGTGTTGCGCCGGCCTTCCAGGACCTTGGATGGAGCCCGCGTGAGGATGAACGCGATCTCGTGAAGGAGTTGCGCGGTGACATCATTCGCGCCCTGGGGACCTTGGGTCGTGACCGGGAGATCCAAGCCCAGGCGTTGGAAGCCTATGCCGCCTGGCGTCAGCAAACTCGACAGATCGACCCCAACGTCATCCCGGCACTCATCTCGATCCTGGCCTTCACGGGTGATCAGGCTCGCTATGACGAATTCTTCGACCGCTTCCGCAAGGCGGCGACTCCACAGGAAGAACGACGCTACCTCTTCTCCCTCGCAGCCTTTCGGAAGCCCGAGTTGCTGGAACGGACCTTGACCAAGACCCTGACCGACGAGATCCGCACCCAGGATGCGCCCTTCCTCGTCAGCGCGCTGCTCCACAATGTCTATATCCGCGAGAAGGCATGGGAGTTCGTGAAGAGCAATTGGGAGCGAATGGACCGGCTGTTTCCCAAAAGCGGCCTGCGGCGTATGTGCGGCGGCATCGTCGGCCTTTCAACCCCGGAATTGGAGCAGGACGTGCGGGCTTTCTTCACATCTCGCAAGATCGATCTCGGCGGGAAAACCCTGGAGCAGTACCTGGAGCAACTGCATGTCGCCGTCCTGTTTCGCAAGCGCGACCGAAGCGCGATTCGAGATGTGCTGACGCACGTGACCACCTGA
- a CDS encoding Ribose-5-phosphate isomerase A — MTTSVPSSSLDAQKRQAALKATDYVRDGMVVGLGTGTTAKHLIIALGERVRAGLKISAVPTSHDTADLARRSGIPLIESDDAWTIDVAIDGADQVDPRLNLVKGGGGALLKEKIVAAAATRFIVMVDHTKLVPALGGSFPLPIEVVPFGWGSTALHIERVSGGRAVLRERNGQAFQTEAGHVILDLHLPPIADPTTLETELNQIPGIVETGLFIGRTSILIVGHAQGVDVTHAPGS; from the coding sequence ATGACAACCTCGGTACCATCGTCCTCTCTCGATGCCCAGAAGCGGCAGGCCGCATTGAAAGCGACCGACTACGTGCGAGACGGGATGGTCGTCGGCCTTGGGACCGGCACGACCGCGAAACATCTGATCATCGCGCTCGGCGAACGAGTTCGAGCCGGGTTGAAGATCAGCGCCGTGCCGACGTCCCACGACACCGCCGATCTTGCAAGGCGTTCCGGCATCCCCCTCATCGAATCCGATGATGCCTGGACGATCGATGTCGCCATCGATGGGGCCGACCAAGTCGATCCTAGGCTGAATCTCGTGAAAGGCGGCGGAGGCGCCCTACTTAAGGAGAAAATCGTCGCGGCCGCGGCGACACGATTCATCGTGATGGTGGACCACACGAAGCTCGTCCCGGCCCTAGGGGGCAGTTTTCCGTTACCGATCGAAGTGGTTCCGTTCGGATGGGGTAGCACGGCGCTGCACATCGAACGAGTGTCGGGGGGTAGGGCGGTGCTGCGTGAACGGAACGGCCAAGCCTTTCAGACCGAGGCCGGCCATGTGATTCTCGATCTGCATCTGCCGCCGATCGCCGACCCAACCACCCTCGAAACGGAACTCAACCAGATTCCCGGCATCGTCGAAACCGGTCTGTTCATCGGGCGCACCAGCATCCTGATCGTCGGCCATGCGCAGGGCGTCGACGTCACCCATGCCCCCGGTTCATGA
- a CDS encoding Glucokinase: protein MILAGDIGGTKTNLALYDWTTERVEPVREDSFHSADYKTLEEIVEEFLSAPPPKPSIDDDPVDGADVEAGAEAEKKAEPPSEPLKLTAACFGVAGPVIDNRCRTTNLPWVIEGAALAQRFDIPQVQLLNDLEATAHGILLLRPDELVVLNAGAPPKKKQALALIAAGTGLGECILYWDGTRYRPMPSEGGHTDFAPNSDSEIELLRHLRGSYLHVSYERIVSGPGLHAIYEYLRDTKKNEPTWLAEKIKVGNPAAEIAEAGLKGQAEIAKQALDLFASIYGAEAGNLALKALTLDGVYVAGGIAPKLLKKLQDGSFMRGFTNKGRYKRMMGQIPVKVVTNDKTALLGAASVAAQLTHALSS, encoded by the coding sequence ATGATTCTGGCAGGCGATATCGGAGGCACAAAAACCAATCTGGCGCTCTATGACTGGACGACCGAACGGGTCGAGCCGGTCCGCGAGGACAGCTTCCACAGCGCAGACTACAAAACCCTTGAAGAAATCGTAGAAGAATTCCTCAGCGCTCCGCCGCCCAAACCGTCCATCGACGACGATCCCGTGGATGGAGCCGACGTTGAGGCCGGAGCAGAGGCCGAGAAGAAAGCAGAGCCGCCATCCGAACCGCTCAAATTGACGGCGGCCTGCTTCGGCGTGGCGGGACCGGTCATCGACAACCGTTGCCGCACGACCAATCTTCCCTGGGTCATCGAGGGGGCTGCCCTCGCACAACGATTCGACATCCCCCAGGTGCAGTTGCTCAACGATCTCGAAGCCACCGCCCATGGCATCCTGCTCCTGCGCCCCGACGAACTGGTGGTCCTGAACGCGGGCGCTCCGCCAAAAAAGAAACAGGCGCTGGCCTTGATCGCGGCTGGAACCGGCCTCGGCGAATGCATCCTCTATTGGGACGGTACCCGCTACCGCCCTATGCCGTCGGAAGGTGGCCATACCGACTTTGCCCCGAACAGCGACAGCGAGATCGAATTGCTTCGCCACCTGCGCGGCAGCTATCTCCACGTCAGTTACGAACGCATCGTCTCAGGCCCCGGCCTGCATGCCATCTACGAATACCTGCGCGACACCAAGAAAAACGAACCGACTTGGCTGGCAGAAAAGATCAAGGTGGGGAATCCGGCCGCCGAGATTGCCGAGGCCGGGCTCAAAGGACAGGCTGAGATCGCCAAACAGGCCTTGGATCTGTTCGCATCGATCTATGGCGCGGAGGCCGGTAATTTGGCCCTCAAGGCCCTCACGTTGGACGGTGTCTACGTCGCCGGCGGCATTGCGCCCAAACTGCTGAAGAAACTGCAGGACGGCTCCTTCATGCGCGGCTTCACCAACAAAGGCCGTTACAAACGGATGATGGGCCAGATTCCCGTGAAGGTCGTGACGAACGACAAGACCGCCCTGCTCGGCGCCGCATCGGTCGCGGCACAACTCACCCACGCCCTTTCATCATGA
- a CDS encoding 6-phosphogluconolactonase, eukaryotic type, with protein sequence MSRAPEIHIFADAQELAREAADLFLRLGEQAIAERGRFLVALSGGSTPKALYSILASPEYAPRLDWSKVQFLFGDERNVPPSHADSNFAMADKALFAPLRIPSVQIHRMKGEDQPEAAAAQYEDSLRRLTGASGPWPQLDLVLLGMGEDGHTASLFPGTPSLHERTRWVVPSLSPQGTRSRLTLTLGVINHATVILFLVTGVNKATVVRSVVEPRPGDQVTYPAALVRSETGRLLWYLDQAAASELSLSR encoded by the coding sequence ATGTCACGCGCTCCAGAGATCCACATCTTCGCAGATGCTCAGGAACTTGCCCGTGAGGCAGCAGACCTCTTCTTGAGGTTGGGCGAACAGGCGATTGCCGAGCGCGGGCGTTTCCTCGTCGCCCTCTCGGGAGGCTCGACTCCGAAAGCCCTCTATTCGATCCTCGCGAGTCCGGAATACGCACCGCGGTTGGATTGGAGCAAGGTCCAATTCCTGTTCGGCGATGAGCGAAACGTCCCACCCTCACATGCGGACAGCAACTTCGCGATGGCGGACAAGGCGCTGTTCGCACCGCTGCGCATCCCGTCGGTGCAGATCCATCGAATGAAGGGAGAAGACCAACCAGAAGCCGCAGCCGCTCAGTACGAGGACAGCCTCCGCCGCCTCACCGGCGCTTCAGGACCATGGCCCCAGTTGGACCTCGTCCTACTCGGAATGGGTGAAGATGGTCACACCGCGTCACTCTTCCCTGGCACGCCCTCCCTGCATGAACGCACGAGGTGGGTGGTCCCGAGTCTCTCCCCGCAGGGTACCAGATCGCGTCTCACCCTTACCCTAGGTGTGATCAATCACGCGACTGTGATACTGTTCCTCGTCACCGGTGTGAACAAGGCCACGGTCGTGCGCAGCGTGGTTGAGCCACGACCAGGCGACCAAGTCACCTATCCCGCTGCGCTGGTCAGGTCGGAAACCGGACGGCTGCTGTGGTACCTGGATCAGGCCGCAGCATCTGAATTGTCCTTGTCCCGGTAA